A single window of Bacillus mesophilus DNA harbors:
- a CDS encoding DegT/DnrJ/EryC1/StrS family aminotransferase — MENRHKVIPLLDTAGQYHLLESEIHKELTEVLLSGQYIMGPKVEDFEKAMAEYCEVKYAIGVANGTDALQLTLDAMGISSGDEVITTPFTFFATAEVISKLNAIPVFVDIDPVTYNIDVSKIEAAITSKTKAIIPVHLFGQPANMDEILEIANRRNLFVIEDACQAIGSSYKGKKVGCLGNAGCFSFFPTKNLGGFGDGGMIVTNDLDLANKLKVLRIHGSSQKYYHSHIGYNSRLDPLQAAALHVKLPHLDTFNQLRRKKAAEYNHSFNSLPLTLPTEQNHHYSVYHLYIIQTPSRDQLREYLQKHGIQTGVYYPKPLHLQEVYKHLGYNIGDFPEAEKASLSTLALPLYPELTEEDQSYVISTVKDFFSNKRG, encoded by the coding sequence ATGGAGAATCGTCATAAAGTAATACCTTTACTAGATACGGCAGGGCAATATCATTTACTAGAAAGCGAGATTCATAAAGAATTAACAGAAGTGTTATTAAGCGGTCAGTATATCATGGGACCTAAGGTTGAGGATTTTGAAAAAGCGATGGCAGAGTATTGTGAGGTTAAGTACGCTATTGGAGTAGCCAATGGAACAGATGCTTTACAGTTAACCCTAGATGCAATGGGGATTAGTTCGGGGGATGAAGTCATTACAACTCCATTTACCTTCTTTGCGACAGCTGAAGTCATTTCAAAATTAAACGCAATCCCAGTATTCGTTGATATTGATCCTGTTACCTACAATATTGATGTGTCAAAGATTGAAGCTGCCATTACTTCAAAAACAAAAGCAATCATCCCTGTGCATTTATTTGGTCAACCTGCAAATATGGATGAAATTTTAGAGATTGCAAATAGACGGAATCTCTTTGTTATAGAAGATGCCTGTCAGGCAATTGGCTCCTCCTACAAAGGAAAAAAAGTTGGTTGTTTAGGGAATGCTGGGTGCTTTTCTTTTTTCCCTACTAAGAATTTAGGTGGATTTGGTGATGGGGGGATGATTGTAACAAATGATCTTGACTTAGCAAATAAGCTAAAAGTCTTACGAATACATGGTAGTAGTCAAAAGTATTATCATTCACACATCGGTTATAATAGTCGATTAGATCCTCTACAAGCGGCAGCATTACATGTGAAATTACCTCATTTGGACACTTTTAATCAATTAAGAAGAAAAAAAGCAGCTGAATATAACCATTCCTTTAATAGCTTACCACTTACACTTCCTACTGAACAAAACCATCACTATTCAGTTTATCATCTATATATTATTCAAACTCCATCAAGAGATCAGCTGAGGGAATATTTACAAAAACATGGAATACAAACAGGCGTGTACTATCCAAAACCACTGCATTTGCAAGAAGTTTATAAACATTTAGGATATAATATCGGTGATTTTCCGGAGGCTGAAAAGGCATCATTAAGTACACTAGCGCTTCCGTTATATCCTGAACTGACAGAAGAGGATCAAAGCTATGTTATTTCAACGGTTAAAGATTTCTTTAGCAATAAGAGAGGCTGA
- a CDS encoding Gfo/Idh/MocA family protein, with the protein MNFAIVGCGHIAKKHAKAILAINDAKLLAICDTDSNRLESFYTDYKAKKYTSFEELLNNKEIDVVNICTPSGTHAALAIKAAAAKKHVILEKPMALTLEDADAIIHACKKNHVKLSIVHPNRFRPAILEMKKAIEAKKFGKINLVNASVLWNRNDDYFSQASWRGTKNQDGGVLMNQAIHNLDLLVWLVGDVAEVQAYADTRLRNIEVEDLAAAIVKFKNGALGVIEATSTIFPVNYKESISMFGESGSAVISGPTANWIEHWEFEGEPKEHSQYMKEKIKQDPFGLPGHQHMISDMIEAVKNNKEPAVTGEDGRKALELVLAIYKAAEQGKTFKL; encoded by the coding sequence ATGAACTTTGCTATTGTGGGCTGTGGTCATATTGCAAAAAAACATGCAAAAGCAATCTTAGCCATAAATGATGCCAAATTACTTGCTATATGTGATACAGATTCTAATCGATTAGAAAGCTTTTATACCGATTACAAGGCTAAAAAGTATACAAGCTTTGAAGAGTTGTTAAACAATAAGGAAATTGACGTGGTTAACATTTGTACCCCCAGTGGAACACATGCAGCTTTGGCCATAAAGGCAGCAGCCGCGAAAAAGCATGTTATTTTAGAAAAGCCTATGGCATTAACGTTGGAAGATGCTGATGCTATTATTCATGCTTGTAAAAAGAATCATGTAAAACTATCTATTGTTCATCCAAATAGATTTCGACCAGCCATACTGGAAATGAAAAAAGCAATAGAGGCGAAAAAGTTCGGAAAGATCAACCTTGTTAATGCATCGGTCCTATGGAATCGCAATGATGACTATTTTTCACAAGCTAGTTGGCGTGGTACCAAAAATCAAGACGGTGGAGTATTAATGAATCAGGCTATCCATAATCTTGATCTCTTGGTATGGCTTGTTGGTGATGTCGCTGAGGTGCAAGCTTACGCAGATACTAGGTTAAGAAATATTGAAGTAGAGGATCTGGCAGCTGCTATTGTCAAATTTAAGAATGGGGCATTAGGAGTTATTGAAGCGACCTCTACAATCTTTCCAGTTAACTATAAAGAATCCATCAGTATGTTTGGGGAGTCTGGAAGTGCTGTCATTAGTGGTCCTACTGCCAATTGGATTGAGCACTGGGAATTTGAGGGTGAACCAAAGGAACACAGTCAATACATGAAGGAAAAGATAAAGCAAGATCCTTTTGGTCTTCCGGGTCACCAACATATGATATCCGATATGATTGAAGCTGTAAAAAATAATAAAGAACCAGCTGTAACGGGGGAGGATGGCAGAAAGGCACTTGAGCTCGTTCTAGCCATCTATAAGGCAGCGGAACAAGGGAAGACGTTCAAATTATGA
- a CDS encoding polysaccharide biosynthesis protein translates to MKRLTYFFMFLVDVILIQISVFSGYLLFYEGNLNQDYSEIYFPYSLVLSFFISFAMKISKQYFRIWKYARIRDFLSLFMCILISGCMGAIGFSLVVTSIPIMIQIFCLQTIILLLVGFRGLQKVSLTELFQTKKIKNRTLVVGAGDCGTLVVKKLKESHETPLQPIGFIDDALDKYGKKIYGLPVLGNRENIKSLVQQHQVDHIIVALPSVQKQELLKIVEICKQTEAKITVIPRIDELIHGKLSINTVKNVEVEDLLKRDIIQLDIEEIKNYLSGQIVLVTGAGGSIGSELCRQILEFSPRTLLLLGHGENSIYSIEQELRQSFPHEQIIPLIADIQDQERIELIFKSYQPNVVFHAAAHKHVPLMEANPSEAIKNNIIGTKIVADGAHKYKANKFILISTDKSVNPTSVMGASKRIAEMYIHGLSKESETIFASVRFGNVLGSRGSVIPLFKKQIASGGPITVTHPDMTRYFMTIPEAVLLVVQSGALASGGEIFILDMGEPVKIVNLAEDMIKLSGFEPYREIEIKFIGMRPGEKLFEELMLDGENNSKTTHDRIFIGNMLEINFSEFERQLERLLEVLEDEPHIIRREIKNIVPSFRIE, encoded by the coding sequence ATGAAACGATTAACCTATTTTTTCATGTTTCTAGTAGATGTAATTCTTATTCAAATAAGTGTCTTCTCTGGATATCTTTTATTTTATGAAGGTAATTTGAATCAGGATTATAGTGAAATTTATTTTCCGTACAGTTTGGTTTTATCCTTCTTTATCAGTTTTGCTATGAAGATATCTAAACAATACTTTCGCATTTGGAAATATGCTCGTATCCGGGATTTTCTCTCACTTTTTATGTGTATATTAATCAGTGGGTGTATGGGGGCTATCGGGTTCTCACTCGTTGTTACTTCGATTCCAATAATGATTCAGATTTTTTGCTTACAAACTATTATTTTATTATTAGTAGGATTTCGAGGCTTGCAGAAGGTATCCCTAACTGAACTCTTCCAAACTAAAAAAATAAAAAATCGTACACTTGTAGTTGGTGCTGGTGATTGTGGGACATTAGTGGTTAAAAAACTTAAAGAAAGTCATGAAACACCATTACAACCGATTGGGTTTATTGATGATGCTCTAGACAAGTATGGGAAGAAAATATATGGATTACCAGTATTGGGAAATCGTGAAAACATAAAAAGCCTGGTTCAACAGCATCAAGTTGATCACATAATCGTGGCATTACCATCTGTTCAAAAGCAAGAGTTATTGAAAATAGTGGAGATCTGTAAACAGACAGAAGCTAAAATTACGGTTATCCCAAGAATTGATGAACTGATTCATGGCAAGCTATCAATTAATACAGTGAAAAATGTAGAGGTAGAAGATTTATTAAAAAGAGACATCATTCAACTTGATATTGAAGAAATAAAGAACTATTTATCTGGTCAAATCGTACTTGTCACGGGTGCTGGTGGTTCAATTGGGTCAGAGCTATGTAGACAAATCTTAGAATTTTCCCCTCGAACTCTACTCTTACTAGGACATGGTGAAAACAGTATTTACTCCATTGAACAAGAATTAAGACAATCCTTCCCTCACGAACAAATCATCCCACTCATTGCTGATATTCAAGATCAAGAACGGATCGAGTTGATATTTAAAAGCTATCAGCCAAATGTAGTATTCCATGCAGCCGCACATAAGCATGTTCCATTGATGGAGGCAAATCCAAGTGAAGCCATTAAGAATAATATAATCGGCACAAAGATTGTAGCAGATGGTGCTCACAAGTATAAAGCGAACAAATTTATCTTAATTTCTACTGACAAATCAGTGAATCCAACGAGTGTAATGGGGGCATCGAAACGGATAGCGGAGATGTATATACACGGATTAAGTAAAGAGAGTGAAACCATTTTTGCCTCGGTTCGGTTTGGAAATGTACTAGGAAGTAGGGGCAGTGTTATTCCCCTTTTCAAAAAGCAAATTGCTTCTGGTGGTCCAATTACTGTTACACATCCTGATATGACCCGTTATTTTATGACGATTCCAGAAGCCGTCCTGCTTGTCGTTCAATCAGGAGCACTTGCCTCAGGCGGAGAGATTTTCATTCTTGATATGGGGGAGCCTGTAAAAATCGTCAATTTAGCTGAAGACATGATTAAGCTTTCAGGTTTTGAGCCCTACCGAGAGATTGAAATTAAGTTTATCGGAATGAGACCTGGTGAGAAGCTTTTTGAAGAACTAATGTTGGATGGGGAGAACAATAGTAAAACCACTCATGATCGAATTTTTATTGGAAATATGCTTGAAATAAATTTTTCGGAATTTGAGAGACAGCTAGAGAGATTACTAGAGGTACTAGAGGACGAACCTCATATAATTAGACGAGAAATCAAGAACATTGTACCTTCATTCAGAATAGAGTAA